One Primulina tabacum isolate GXHZ01 chromosome 10, ASM2559414v2, whole genome shotgun sequence DNA segment encodes these proteins:
- the LOC142506201 gene encoding nuclear pore complex protein NUP43-like, which produces MGGTTSGIVHSIDIHPSRKYTCLVRCSSGTVFAWDIPSPKESTILSSVGLHDAPTNSIVESDVWEVQYDNYIHSSKISNLSSSRILPAMTCSEDGILAVIDHGRQPIEILAEPCAINSFDIDRQNPTDVVCSLEWESLAILTRP; this is translated from the exons ATGGGGGGTACTACTTCTGGAATCGTTCATTCTATTGATATCCATCCATCACGAAAGTATACTTGCCTTGTAAGAT GCTCGTCAGGTACTGTGTTTGCATGGGATATTCCTTCACCAAAAGAGTCCACTATCTTGTCATCAGTTGGTCTTCATGATGCTCCGACCAATTCTATTGTAGAAAGTGACGTATGGGAGGTTCAGTATGATAATTATATTCATTCTTCCAAGATCAGTAACCTGTCATCATCTAGGATTCTACCAGCCATGACTTGTTCAGAAGACGGAATCCTTGCTGTTATCGACCATG GTCGGCAACCAATAGAGATTTTGGCTGAGCCGTGTGCTATAAACAGCTTTGACATCGACAGGCAAAATCCTACA GATGTGGTGTGTAGTTTGGAATGGGAATCGCTGGCCATCTTGACAAGGCCATAA